One genomic segment of Pagrus major chromosome 13, Pma_NU_1.0 includes these proteins:
- the yipf5 gene encoding protein YIPF5: MSGFDNFNTDFYQSSYSVDDQNQAGYGYNNAETPYKQPYGQYDYSQPMAYSSPGMMQPQQPYTGQIFQPTQTYTPSASQSMYSSSFDDEPPLLEELGINFDHIWQKTLTVLHPMKVADGSIMNETDLAGPMVFCLAFGATLLLSGKIQFGYVYGISAIGCLGMYCLLNLMSMTGVSFGCVASVLGYCLLPMILLSSFGVLFSLQGMMGIILTAAIIGWCSFSASKIFISALAMDGQQLLVAYPCALLYGVFALISVF, translated from the exons ATGTCAGGGTTTGACAACTTCAACACAGACTTCTACCAGTCCAGCTACAGTGTAGATGACCAAAACCAGGCCGGCTATGGCTACAACAATGCTGAAACCCCCTACAAACA GCCATATGGTCAGTACGACTACTCCCAGCCCATGGCTTACTCTTCCCCGGGGATGATGCAGCCCCAGCAGCCATACACGGGACAAATCTTCCAGCCCACACAGACCTACACTCCATCCGCTTCACAGTCTATGTACAGCAGCAGCTTCGATGACGAGCCGCCACTGCTAGAAG AATTAGGAATCAACTTTGACCACATCTGGCAGAAGACCCTGACGGTGCTCCATCCGATGAAGGTAGCAGACGGCAGCATCATGAACGAGACAGACCTGGCTGGCCCCATGGTCTTCTGTTTGGCCTTTGGAGCGACGCTTCTCCTG TCAGGTAAGATCCAGTTTGGCTACGTGTATGGTATCAGTGCAATCGGCTGCCTTGGTATGTACTGCCTACTCAACCTTATGAGTATGACGGGCGTCTCTTTCGGCTGTGTGGCCAGCGTGCTGGGATACTGCCTCCTCCCAATGATCCTCCTCTCCAGCTTTGGCGTTCTCTTCTCTTTACA GGGCATGATGGGAATTATACTAACAGCAGCAATCATTGGCTGGTGCAGTTTCTCAGCCTCAAAGATCTTCATCTCGGCGTTGGCCATGGATGGCCAGCAGCTGCTGGTTGCTTACCCCTGTGCTCTCCTATATGGGGTCTTTGCACTCATCTCTGTCTTCTAA